Proteins encoded within one genomic window of Oryza brachyantha chromosome 7, ObraRS2, whole genome shotgun sequence:
- the LOC102720723 gene encoding alpha-L-arabinofuranosidase 1-like: MAVQRADAGSWLHALVLVYALCWALSLSLVVVEGQTGQLNVDASSQNARKIPDKMFGIFFEEINHAGAGGLWAELVSNRGFEAGGPNTPSNIDPWLIIGNESSIIVGTDRTSWFERNLVALRMEIFCDSKGTSICPSGGVGVYNPGYWGMNIERRKVYKVALHIRSLDAVSLTVSLTSSDGLQRLASHTITASKKQFAKWTKIEFHLKSSQTNTNSRLQLTTSKSGVIWLDQVSVMPLDTYMGHGFRKDLASMLANLNPQFLKFPGGNYAMGNYLRNAFRWSETVGPWEERPGHFNDAWGYWTDDGLGFFEFLQLAEDLGASPVWVVNDGASQNEEVSTATIASLVKDVVDGIEFARGGPETTWGSVRTAMGHPKPFNLDYVSIGNQECWMLYYRGNYQKFYSAIKAAYPDINIISSCDKSTISPSNSADLYDVHVYTSSSDMFSRTSMFDNTPRSGPKAIVSEYAVTGSDSGKGTLVAALAEAAFLVGLERNSDVVEMASCAPLFVNDNDRRWSPDAIVFNSWQNYGCPNYWMLHFFKDSSGGMLHPSNVQISSYNQLVASAITWQSSKDKSTYLKIKVVNFGNKAVNLSISVSGMEEGIKSSGSKKTVLTSSGPLDENSFQQPQKVAPVSTPMDNANQQMDVSVGAYSLTSFDLLLEPSKHSCS; the protein is encoded by the exons ATGGCGGTGCAGAGAGCGGACGCTGGCTCTTGGCTCCATGCGCTGGTTCTTGTTTATGCCTTGTGCTGGGCATTGTCACTGAGTCTTGTGGTTGTGGAGGGTCAAACTGGTCAGTTGAACGTGGATGCCTCGTCGCAGAATGCAAGGAAGATCCCTGATAAGATGTTCGGTATCTTTTTCGAG GAGATCAACCATGCTGGGGCTGGTGGATTGTGGGCAGAGCTCGTAAGTAACAGGG GTTTTGAGGCTGGTGGACCTAATACACCTTCAAACATCGACCCATGGCTGATAATTGGGAATGAATCAAGTATCATTGTTGGGACTGATAGGACATCCTGGTTTGAGCGAAATCTGGTGGCCCTTCGGATggaaattttttgtgattctAAAGGAACCAGTATCTGCCCTTCTGGAGGTGTAGGGGTCTACAATCCTGGTTACTGGGGCATG AACATTGAAAGAAGAAAGGTTTATAAGGTGGCCCTGCACATTAGATCTTTGGATGCAGTATCCTTGACTGTTTCTTTGACAAGCTCTGACGGTCTCCAGAGATTGGCCTCTCACACTATAAC GGCTAGCAAGAAACAATTTGCTAAATGGACAAAGATAGAGTTTCATTTGAAATCCAGCCAAACCAATACTAATTCAAGGCTCCAGCTTACAACCAGTAAAAGTGGGGTGATTTGGCTCGACCAGGTGTCAGTTATGCCATTGGATACGTACATG GGACACGGTTTTAGGAAAGATCTCGCTTCTATGTTGGCAAATCTAAACCCTCAATTTCTCAAGTTTCCAG GTGGTAACTATGCCATGGGAAATTATCTGCGGAATGCATTTCGGTGGAGTGAAACTGTGGGTCCATGGGAGGAAAGACCTGGACACTTCAATGATGCCTGGGGATACTGGACTGATGATGGGCTTGGATTCTTTGAGTTCCTTCAG CTAGCTGAAGACCTTGGTGCTTCACCAGTATGGGTGGTCAATGATG GAGCAAGCCAAAATGAAGAGGTGTCTACCGCAACAATTGCATCACTAGTGAAG gacgttgttgatggcatcgaGTTTGCCAGGGGAGGGCCCGAGACTACATGGGGTTCAGTTCGTACAGCAATGGGCCATCCAAAACCCTTTAACCTTGACTATGTTTCAATAGGGAATCAAGAATGCTGGATGCTCTATTACAGAG GCAATTACCAAAAATTCTATTCTGCAATTAAAGCTGCCTATCCAGACATCAACATCATATCGAGTTGTGATAAATCCACTATTTCTCCATCCAACTCTGCCGATCTATATGATGTTCAT GTTTATACCTCATCTAGTGATATGTTTTCCAGAACTAGTATGTTTGACAACACACCACGCAGTGGGCCAAAG GCTATTGTAAGTGAGTATGCTGTGACCGGAAGTGATTCTGGCAAAGGAACACTGGTAGCAGCACTAGCAGAGGCAGCATTTCTGGTTGGATTAGAAAGAAACAG CGACGTGGTAGAGATGGCAAGCTGCGCACCACTTTTTGTAAATGACAATGATCGCAG GTGGAGTCCAGATGCCATTGTGTTCAACTCATGGCAGAACTATGGATGCCCAAACTACTGGATGCTACATTTCTTCAAGGATTCAAGCGGCGGAATGCTTCACCCATCAAACGTCCAGATCTCCAGCTACAACCAGCTGGTTGCATCTGCCATCACTTGGCAGAGTAGCAAAGACAAGAGCACTTACCTGAAAATAAAG GTGGTGAACTTTGGCAACAAAGCAGTGAATCTCAGCATATCTGTGTCTGGGATGGAGGAGGGCATCAAGAGCTCAGGGTCGAAGAAGACGGTGCTTACGTCCAGCGGGCCGCTTGATGAGAACTCATTCCAGCAGCCACAAAAG